Genomic segment of Pseudomonas sp. DY-1:
AGATCTGGGGCCTGACGGCGATCATGGTCATCGAACTGGTCAACCTGGTCTATGACGCTGGAATCGATATGACTCGCGCCCCCGCGAGCTTCATAAAACTCAAATAAGCCCCGTTTGAGGAGCGCCTGATGAAATACCGCCTTGGAACCTCCCAGGTCGAAACCCATCCCGAGAGCTGGGTCGCACCTAATGCCACCCTGGTGGGCAAGGTGCGCCTGGATGCCGGTGCCAGCATCTGGTTCGGCGCCGTGCTGCGCGGTGACAACGAGCTGATCCACATCGGTGAGAACAGTAACGTCCAGGATGGCACGGTGATGCACACCGATATGGGCTATCCGCTGAACATCGGCCGCTCCGTCACCATCGGCCACAACGCCATGCTGCACGGCTGTTCGGTGGGTGATTTCAGTCTCATCGGCATCAACGCCGTGGTGCTCAACGGCGCGAAGATCGGCAAGTACTGCATCATCGGCGCTAACGCACTGATCCCCGAAGGCAAGGAAATTCCCGATGGTTCGCTCGTCATGGGCGCTCCCGGCAAGGTGGTGCGCGAGCTGACCGAGCAACAGAAGAAGATGCTCGAAGCCAGTGCCGCCCACTACGTACACAATGCCCAGCGCTACGCCCGCGATCTGGCCGAGCAGGACGACTGATGGACGCCGAACGCCCCGTCCGCTCCCCCTGCGTGCAAGTCTGCGTGCTGGACGACCATGACATCTGCGGCGGCTGCCAACGCAGCGCCGACGAAATCACCCGCTGGGGCCGCATGGACAATGCCGAGCGCCGCGAAGTCCTGGCCCGCTGCTTCGAGCGCGCCAAGGCCAGCGGCCAGTTCATCAGCACTCCGCCCCAGGCTTCTTGACTCCCCCGAGGAAACGACATGTCCCGTATTGGAACCCCCTTGTCGCCCAGCGCGACCCGTGTGCTGCTGTGTGGCTCCGGCGAACTCGGCAAGGAGGTGGTGATCGAACTGCAGCGCCTCGGCTGTGAAGTGATCGCCGTTGACCGTTATGCCGATGCACCGGCCATGCAGGTGGCCCACCGCAGCCACGTCATCAGCATGCTTGACGGTGCTGCCCTGCGCGCAGTGATCGAGCAGGAGAAGCCGCATTACATCGTGCCGGAGATCGAGGCCATCGCCACCGCGACTCTGGTCGAACTGGAGGCCGAAGGCTTCACCGTGGTGCCCACCGCCCGTGCGGCCCAGTTGACGATGAACCGGGAAGGTATCCGCCGTCTCGCCGCCGAGGAACTGGGCGTGCCCACCTCGCCCTATCATTTCGCCGATACCTTCGAGGATTACAGCGCGGCAGTGGCCAGCGTCGGCTATCCCTGCGTGGTCAAGCCGATCATGAGTTCCTCCGGTAAAGGCCAGTCAGTGCTCAAATCCGACGCAGATCTGAAGGCCGCCTGGGACTACGCCCAGGAAGGTGGCCGCGCCGGCAAAGGGCGGGTCATCGTCGAAGGTTTCATCGACTTCGAGTACGAGATAACCCTGCTCACCGTGCGCCACATCGGCGGTACCAGCTTCTGCGCGCCTATCGGCCATCGCCAGGTGAAGGGCGACTACCACGAATCCTGGCAGCCCCAGGCCATGAATCCGAAGGCCCTGGCCGAGTCGGAGCGTATTGCCCAGCTAGTGACCGAAGCCCTGGGTGGCCGAGGCCTGTTCGGCGTCGAACTGTTCATCAAGGGCGACCAGGTGTGGTTCAGCGAGGTTTCGCCGCGTCCCCACGATACCGGCCTGGTGACCCTGATTTCCCAGGACTTGTCCGAATTCGCCCTGCACGCGCGAGCCATTCTTGGCCTGCCGATCCCGGCTATTCGCCAGATGGGGCCGTCCGCTTCGGCGGTGATCCTGGTCGAGGGCAAGTCCAGCCAGGTCAGCTTCGGCAATCTGGGCGCTGCGCTCAGCGAGCCGGATACCGCGCTGCGCCTGTTCGGCAAACCGGAAGTGGATGGCCAGCGCCGCATGGGCGTTGCCCTGGCGCGGGACGAGTCCACCGACTTGGCGCGGGCCAAGGCGACCCGGTCCGCCCAGGCGGTCGACATCAAGCTGTGATGCGCCTGGCCACGCTGTGCTGGTGGGTAGCGGCGTTGCCGCTGTTACCCTTAGCACTGCCCATGGCCATGCACACTCGTCGCACCGCCCTGCGCC
This window contains:
- a CDS encoding gamma carbonic anhydrase family protein, whose translation is MKYRLGTSQVETHPESWVAPNATLVGKVRLDAGASIWFGAVLRGDNELIHIGENSNVQDGTVMHTDMGYPLNIGRSVTIGHNAMLHGCSVGDFSLIGINAVVLNGAKIGKYCIIGANALIPEGKEIPDGSLVMGAPGKVVRELTEQQKKMLEASAAHYVHNAQRYARDLAEQDD
- a CDS encoding DUF1289 domain-containing protein, which gives rise to MDAERPVRSPCVQVCVLDDHDICGGCQRSADEITRWGRMDNAERREVLARCFERAKASGQFISTPPQAS
- the purT gene encoding formate-dependent phosphoribosylglycinamide formyltransferase, which translates into the protein MSRIGTPLSPSATRVLLCGSGELGKEVVIELQRLGCEVIAVDRYADAPAMQVAHRSHVISMLDGAALRAVIEQEKPHYIVPEIEAIATATLVELEAEGFTVVPTARAAQLTMNREGIRRLAAEELGVPTSPYHFADTFEDYSAAVASVGYPCVVKPIMSSSGKGQSVLKSDADLKAAWDYAQEGGRAGKGRVIVEGFIDFEYEITLLTVRHIGGTSFCAPIGHRQVKGDYHESWQPQAMNPKALAESERIAQLVTEALGGRGLFGVELFIKGDQVWFSEVSPRPHDTGLVTLISQDLSEFALHARAILGLPIPAIRQMGPSASAVILVEGKSSQVSFGNLGAALSEPDTALRLFGKPEVDGQRRMGVALARDESTDLARAKATRSAQAVDIKL